The region tgattaaaaaaaagtgtaagaaaaagttgaaaccacaatgaaattattttctatatatacactttataaaattaatttatattacaaaagttatttttagcaaaatatatattttctaaacaGTTCTATAAGCGATCTAAACAATGTTGTAGTGGTTAATCGAAAactaaatatatacatttttttttcaaatatatctaAACAATGTTGCAGTGGTTAACTTAATCCTATTCTAACTTAAAGACATGAAAAGTAAGAACGTGCTTTACTATTTAATTGGTTCAAAAGTAAAGTTTTGATTCTTAAACTGTAAATTCTAACAAAAAGCTTAAAAGAAGGAAACATTACAGAAGCAAGTAATCAAATAAAACCCTagatgaattttcttttttcttctcaattCTTCACTTCCACCAAAGTGttcaaaaatggaaaaaaataatccatttactcattaaatatataaataccattaatttagttattaaaaaataaataagtttaatcaatgtattacaaaataaattaatttataatatttaaaattttcaacctTGATCATCAAAGTCACCACACGAATAACCAATAAGAAGCTTTGGCAGGTAAAATATTCACTATTTGTTTCATCAAATTAAAACTACCACTTTAACACTTCattgttaaataaaatcaatgatTGGTCTATTTCTAAATTCCTCAAATACCCCTAtatgacacgtgtcatcttGGAAGCAAGGGATACAGCATCTTTACCCTGGACCAAGATGCACAAAAACTTTAACACTATAGATTTCTGTTCTCTCTCGTTTTCTTAACCATtaatttatggaaaaaaaaattaagatttctTTGCCGGCTTTCCTTGtccctttctctttcttttcacccacttattttcttttcttttcttttacatttcatttattatttattgtgcgtttaatttatttttttattaaagttaaaagaaataattataaagaaaaatttgtcttttctttaacatttcatttattatttattgtgcatttaattctttttattaaagttatagaaaatattttataaagaaaaattgatttaaagagATAAACTCCACCTGGTTATGATATTCTTATTGAAACATGAAAGAGTATAAACATTATCTGTCAAATAAAATAGGCATTATAGCGCACTCAAGTCTGAataggtatttttttattgttaataatgTGAAATCTTTTagtaatgaattttaaaataattactataaaaattaatgatgaAATTATACATGTGAAATAACAAAGTAAAGTTGTTTGtgcattaaaattaattttttatttttattaccaaAGGTGTTTTGTCCCATTATAAATTCACAAGTACATGTTTGTGGatgatttttaaagaaaaattaatttcctgttgttttgaatcaaattaAGGCTGACTAAGACTAAGTCAAAGTGAtctaaaaggaaaataaaattacaatttgatAAATGGGTGATgaaatgttcaattttattagtAGGaacaagaaacaaaagaataattgatgaattatattttaatgacaattattaaaaacaaagttattttaattaattaattaaataaataattaaatgcagAGTATATATGAATATCACAGAGAGTCAGCATAGTTAGCTGGCCACTCGTTTTTATATTCCTTTTCTCTTCTGTTTTCATTTCACCATTCTTCTTTCTTCGATTTCTCCAGAATACCAACGAGAATCGGTTCTTCTCTGTTTCAATTCTCCACTCTCTTCACTTTCATCATTCATCAACTCCTCTGCATCAttcataagaagaaaaaaacatagttTCAGATTATTCTAGTTTTTCATCCTTTTCCTGTTCAAGATTTTGCTGTAAATTCTGAAACTCACAGTTTCAGCCACATTTGAGTTTAAAGATCTGTGCTTTGATCCCAGGAAGGTTCAGCTTTTGAAGGGGTTGGTGTTATTTTCCTCATAAGCCATTGATTAGTTCAGGCCTCTTCTTGTTGTGGAATGGTCAGAGATTTCTGAGACTTGTTCTTACAGGTTTTTGGTGAATTGAGTCAGTGTGGTTTCTGTCATGGGTGGTTGAGAATCTGAGTTGTCTGAGATCTAGCTATCTCTTTTCTTCTGTTCCTCACACACCCTTTTGTTGCATAGTGGTGAAAGTGAAAGAGTGagagaagatgatgaagatgaagaatcATTATAGTAGTAATAACCAAAAGACAAATGGTCTTGCTTCCATCATGAAAGGAGTTTCAGATGGTGGCAGAGTTGAGTCTGGGTCAAAGGAATGGGAGATGAGACCAGGTGGAATGCTGGTGCAGATGAGAACCACCGAGTCGGATCGGAACTCAGTGCTTGTTCCCACCATTAGAGTTAGGGTCAAGTACGGTTCAATTTACCATGAAGTCAACATTAGTTCTCAAGCTACATTTGGTAACTCTTcacttttcttcaattttaatgttattaatttccCTTTATGTTCTCTCTCTGTCGGTTGCTTTACCTTTTTCTTGTGGGACAAAACTTGTTACATATATatactttgtttttgttatctCAGGATTTGATTTTAGTATTGCTTTTGTCCTTCTTTTTGGTTGTATGGGTCATGGTGTGTATTTAATTTCTGGGTTTTGCAGGGGAGTTGAAGAAGATGCTATCAGGGATAACTGGGTTACACCATGAAGACCAAAAGCTGTTTTACAAAGACAAGGAGAGGGATTCAAAGGCTTTTCTTGACATGGTTGGGGTGAAGGATAAATCCAAGATAGTGCTTGTTGAAGACCCTATTAGTCAAGAGAAGAGGTTGttagagagaaggaagaatgctAAGATGGAGAAAGCTGCAAAATCAATCTCAGAAATCAGCTTGGAAGTAGATAGGCTTGCAGGGAGGGTATGTATTGTGGTTGCTATTCATATTACTATgaatttttctcttcattttgcAAAAACTTGATTATGAGTGATTGGAATTGGTTAGGTATCAGCCTTTGAGTCAATTATTAACAAAGGTGGAAGGTTTGCAGAAACAGATGTGCTTAATCTGATTGAGTTATTGATGAATCAATTGCTTAAACTGGATGGTATAATGGCTGAAGGGGATGTGAAATTACAGAGGAAAATACAGGTAATGCTAGATACTAAGATGCATTTTACTCATTTTTGTGTGATCACAAATTGCATCTGTTTAAGCACTTCTAGTTCTAATGGTtctgaaacattatttttgaAGGTAAAAAGAGTTCAAAAGTATGTTGAAACTCTGGATTTGCTGAAGGTTAAGAATTCCTTGCCTGGTAGCAATGGAGACCATGCACCAGTGCAGCCTCAACAGAAGCATTCAAATGGCCAAAGGCTGGGACCAGTTATAGAGCAACAACAAAAGCACTCAAATGGACATAACAGATTAGCATTAGCACCAATTCAGGagcagcagcaacaacaacaacaaccaagGAACTCAAATGAAAATTTCCTTGAACTTTACCATGAAGAACAACATCAACCCTCAAGGAATTCCACCTCAGGAGTTGTAGTTACCACAAATTGggaattgtttgattttgccccACCATTAATCCCTGTTGCATCCACATCCCCTCCCCCACCACCCCCAGTGGCCAATAGTTCAGGTCCTCCCAAGTTCAATTGGGAACTCTTCAACTAACTATCATACCATGTGCTTTCACTTGTGTGGATGTGATTTGGGTTTGTCTTTCACTTTGAGTGTCATGTGTTTTACATTCTTTTCTGTATTTAGATTTGTTTGCAACCCCTTATAATCTGTCACTTATACTTCAAAAATAATGGGGTTGCTGTCACAGTGATCATCATAGAAAAAAGTTACATTTCTGTGATTTTGGTGTCCACTGAATTCACTTACCAAATCATGAGCCTATTTTTGATGGATAtctacaatattattatataagcaCTTGTAAACTATGTTATTGGAAGCATTGTGTTTTAACCTATGTTTGAGTGTCTAAAATCCCATTTAAAGAATGCTTTTGCTTTGTTTTCATTACCCTTTATTGCCATAGGTTTTGTTGTATTTCTTGGTGAAGCAGCATTGGACCATTGGTTGATGACATAATAACAGTTTCTCAGTATCTTAGGTTCTTGTGGGGGCTACAAGTGACAAAAAGACTCACATATACAAAAGGGTTTTACTAGTTAA is a window of Vigna unguiculata cultivar IT97K-499-35 chromosome 4, ASM411807v1, whole genome shotgun sequence DNA encoding:
- the LOC114182097 gene encoding BAG family molecular chaperone regulator 3-like, whose protein sequence is MMKMKNHYSSNNQKTNGLASIMKGVSDGGRVESGSKEWEMRPGGMLVQMRTTESDRNSVLVPTIRVRVKYGSIYHEVNISSQATFGELKKMLSGITGLHHEDQKLFYKDKERDSKAFLDMVGVKDKSKIVLVEDPISQEKRLLERRKNAKMEKAAKSISEISLEVDRLAGRVSAFESIINKGGRFAETDVLNLIELLMNQLLKLDGIMAEGDVKLQRKIQVKRVQKYVETLDLLKVKNSLPGSNGDHAPVQPQQKHSNGQRLGPVIEQQQKHSNGHNRLALAPIQEQQQQQQQPRNSNENFLELYHEEQHQPSRNSTSGVVVTTNWELFDFAPPLIPVASTSPPPPPPVANSSGPPKFNWELFN